One window from the genome of Acidobacteriota bacterium encodes:
- a CDS encoding glycosyltransferase has protein sequence MTPAAPLPDLSVIVPAVNGIEILLECIEALRQAATDGIRIEILVVERCGESVRRHLGARAPDAVVLPVPPGTSIPRMRAVGFRQARAAAVAVIEDHVLVPADWAHKLLASLHSGADVVGGSVQNEATTTLVDRAAFLCEYSHLLMPVAGTGVRSLPGNNVVYRRARAAPYVALLDEGHWEDQFHQAMRRDGIALTSRPDIAVGHKMHYSMMDYLSQRFLYSRALAGMKRADMPMAERVLRAVGSFALPPILLARISRRVRASARHRRELVPALPLLAMFVGAWAAGEAVGYATGAGDAMARVR, from the coding sequence GTGACGCCGGCTGCCCCGCTGCCCGACCTCTCCGTCATCGTCCCGGCGGTGAATGGCATCGAGATCCTGCTCGAGTGCATCGAAGCGCTTCGACAGGCCGCGACTGATGGAATCCGTATCGAGATCCTCGTGGTGGAGCGCTGCGGTGAGTCTGTGCGGCGGCACCTCGGCGCCCGGGCACCTGACGCCGTGGTGCTTCCGGTTCCCCCCGGCACGAGTATTCCGCGGATGCGGGCGGTTGGCTTTCGCCAGGCGCGAGCCGCTGCCGTAGCGGTCATCGAAGATCATGTGCTGGTGCCGGCCGACTGGGCGCACAAACTGCTGGCGTCGTTACACTCCGGGGCGGACGTCGTGGGCGGCAGCGTTCAGAACGAGGCCACCACAACTCTGGTCGATCGCGCGGCCTTCCTGTGTGAGTACAGCCACCTCCTGATGCCGGTGGCGGGCACCGGCGTTCGCAGCCTGCCGGGAAATAATGTGGTCTACCGGCGCGCGCGTGCAGCACCCTATGTGGCGCTGCTCGACGAGGGGCACTGGGAGGATCAGTTCCATCAGGCCATGCGTCGCGACGGAATTGCGCTGACCTCTCGCCCTGACATCGCTGTTGGCCATAAGATGCACTATTCGATGATGGACTACCTGTCTCAGCGTTTCCTCTATTCCCGGGCTCTTGCGGGCATGAAACGGGCTGACATGCCCATGGCCGAACGGGTCCTGCGGGCGGTCGGCTCGTTCGCCCTGCCACCGATCCTGCTCGCCCGGATCAGTCGCCGTGTGCGTGCGTCGGCGCGCCACCGCCGTGAGTTGGTGCCGGCCCTCCCGTTGTTGGCGATGTTTGTTGGTGCCTGGGCCGCGGGCGAAGCCGTGGGTTATGCCACCGGCGCCGGCGATGCCATGGCCAGGGTTCGGTAA
- a CDS encoding NAD(P)/FAD-dependent oxidoreductase — MTSTTQETPRTVSPLAPGDRVVIVGAGPAGLTAAYQLAKAGVKAIVLEADDIVGGISRTAQYKGFRFDIGGHRFFTKIEPVQALWEEVLGDEFISVPRMSRIHYNGRFFDYPLKAANALRGLGVVNAVMILASYAKWRLLPYRVEENFEQWVTNRFGKRLYEIFFKTYTEKVWGIPCTEIRAEWAAQRIQGLSLARAILNATSLNRRSTAIKSLIHEFRYPRFGPGQMWEMCRDRVVAMGGQVLMQHKMQHIELRDGRVCAVHVMTPDGPRRFEADHVISTTSVRSLVRALEPTADALSPVPVPPHIRAAAEGLKYRDFVVVALVLNRENLFPDNWIYIHTPGVKVGRIQNFNNWSKAMVPTPGTTCLGLEYFCFEGDGTWATADADLIASGAKDLEHLGLANAADVVDGAVIRMPKAYPIYDSVYRGHLDTVRSFIDPIPNLHTVGRNGMHKYNNQDHSMLTAMMAVWNMQGATHDIWSVNSDFEYHEEQRLDDRQPLATAGAAR, encoded by the coding sequence ATGACCAGCACCACACAAGAGACACCGCGGACCGTGAGCCCGCTCGCTCCGGGTGACCGCGTCGTGATCGTCGGCGCCGGGCCGGCCGGTCTGACCGCGGCCTATCAGCTTGCCAAGGCTGGCGTGAAGGCCATCGTCCTCGAAGCCGACGACATCGTCGGCGGTATTTCCCGGACGGCGCAATACAAAGGCTTCCGCTTCGACATCGGAGGCCACAGATTTTTTACGAAGATTGAACCCGTCCAGGCCCTGTGGGAAGAAGTGCTGGGCGACGAGTTCATCTCGGTGCCGCGCATGTCGCGCATCCACTACAATGGCCGGTTCTTCGACTACCCGTTGAAGGCGGCGAATGCCTTGCGTGGTCTCGGTGTTGTGAACGCGGTGATGATCCTCGCCAGTTACGCGAAGTGGCGTCTGCTGCCCTATCGGGTCGAAGAGAACTTCGAGCAGTGGGTCACGAACCGGTTCGGCAAACGGCTCTACGAAATTTTCTTCAAGACCTACACCGAGAAGGTCTGGGGCATCCCGTGTACCGAGATTCGCGCCGAGTGGGCGGCCCAGCGGATCCAGGGGCTCTCGCTGGCCAGGGCGATTCTGAACGCCACGTCTCTCAATCGCCGCTCAACCGCCATCAAATCCCTCATCCACGAATTCCGATATCCCCGTTTCGGCCCAGGGCAGATGTGGGAGATGTGTCGCGACCGCGTCGTGGCGATGGGTGGACAGGTGCTGATGCAACACAAGATGCAGCACATTGAACTCCGTGACGGACGGGTGTGCGCGGTGCACGTCATGACGCCCGACGGGCCCCGGAGGTTTGAGGCCGACCACGTCATCTCCACCACTTCGGTGCGGTCCCTGGTCCGGGCTCTCGAGCCCACAGCCGACGCCTTGTCGCCGGTGCCGGTGCCACCGCACATCCGCGCGGCCGCTGAAGGCCTCAAATACCGCGACTTCGTCGTGGTGGCGCTCGTCCTGAATCGCGAGAATCTGTTTCCTGACAACTGGATCTACATTCACACACCTGGCGTGAAGGTCGGCCGGATACAGAACTTCAACAACTGGAGCAAGGCCATGGTCCCCACACCGGGCACCACGTGCCTGGGGCTTGAGTATTTCTGCTTCGAGGGCGACGGCACATGGGCGACGGCCGATGCCGACCTCATCGCCAGCGGCGCGAAGGATCTGGAGCACCTCGGTCTTGCGAACGCCGCCGATGTCGTGGATGGGGCCGTGATCCGCATGCCCAAGGCGTATCCGATTTACGACTCTGTCTATCGCGGACACCTCGACACCGTCCGCAGCTTCATCGATCCGATTCCGAACCTGCACACGGTCGGCCGCAACGGCATGCACAAGTACAACAATCAGGATCACTCCATGCTGACCGCCATGATGGCGGTGTGGAACATGCAGGGCGCCACGCACGACATCTGGTCGGTCAATTCGGATTTTGAGTACCACGAAGAGCAGCGGCTCGACGATCGTCAGCCGCTTGCGACGGCGGGCGCCGCCCGGTAG
- a CDS encoding polysaccharide deacetylase family protein yields MRAILTYHSIDTSGSPISCHPDTFARQIAWLASGRVRVATIDELVQMPATADAVALTFDDGFVNFRDEAAPRLLDHGFPVTVFVVAGLVGKSNTWDAGPRRATPELPLLDWTALARLQEQGVTLGGHSQTHRSLTRLTAAEVEGEVHGCAERIEAEVGQRPSVFAYPYGHWDPASATVVARTFRWGCTTDFRPVDGPAEPATLPRLDMCYFSQPGSLDAWGTRAFATRITVRNTLRQVRKMAMSIGGAR; encoded by the coding sequence ATGCGCGCGATCCTGACGTACCACTCGATCGATACATCAGGCTCGCCCATTTCGTGTCATCCCGACACCTTTGCCCGGCAGATCGCGTGGCTGGCCTCCGGCCGCGTCCGAGTGGCGACGATCGATGAACTTGTGCAGATGCCGGCCACCGCGGACGCCGTTGCGCTGACGTTTGATGACGGGTTCGTCAATTTCAGGGATGAGGCGGCCCCGCGCCTGCTGGACCATGGCTTCCCGGTCACAGTGTTCGTCGTGGCGGGCCTCGTGGGGAAATCGAACACCTGGGATGCCGGCCCCCGCCGCGCCACACCAGAGCTGCCACTGCTCGACTGGACGGCGCTCGCGCGTTTGCAGGAGCAGGGCGTGACCCTCGGCGGGCACAGCCAGACCCATCGCAGCCTCACCCGCCTGACGGCGGCTGAGGTCGAAGGCGAGGTGCACGGATGCGCCGAGCGCATCGAGGCAGAGGTGGGCCAGCGACCGTCCGTCTTCGCCTACCCCTATGGCCATTGGGACCCCGCCAGCGCAACGGTCGTCGCCCGGACGTTTCGCTGGGGGTGCACGACCGACTTCAGGCCCGTGGACGGCCCTGCGGAGCCTGCGACGCTGCCACGCCTCGACATGTGCTACTTCAGTCAACCGGGCAGTCTCGACGCCTGGGGCACCCGAGCGTTTGCCACCCGGATCACGGTGAGGAACACCTTGCGGCAAGTGCGCAAGATGGCGATGTCGATCGGCGGCGCGCGCTGA
- a CDS encoding methyltransferase domain-containing protein → MAGPQESGPLIFSADYYQRMRDLEAGSWWNAGMRDVADAMLGLVTLPTRGTLLDVGCGSGQTMSWFRSRQPGWQTVGLDVAPEGLAAARAQGPANVMRASALDLPIATASVDLVITLDVLQHLPLGGGDERALAEMVRVLKPGGHLFVRTNGQSFPRAADDPTYQFHKYETGEVRAKLAGAGLRVVRLGRLNALLGLAEIPRELRARSAEHSYHGLLSEPRAEAAWSSRLKRAYLRFEGLLVRRGASLPLGRTIVALCRR, encoded by the coding sequence ATGGCTGGCCCGCAGGAATCCGGGCCGCTCATTTTTTCCGCCGACTACTACCAGCGTATGCGCGACCTCGAAGCCGGGTCGTGGTGGAACGCCGGGATGCGCGATGTCGCCGACGCCATGCTGGGCCTGGTCACGCTGCCCACTCGTGGAACGCTGCTCGACGTGGGCTGTGGCTCCGGTCAGACCATGAGCTGGTTCCGGTCACGGCAACCCGGATGGCAGACCGTGGGTCTTGATGTGGCGCCCGAAGGGCTGGCTGCGGCAAGAGCGCAGGGCCCCGCCAACGTGATGCGCGCCTCCGCGCTGGACCTGCCCATTGCGACGGCTTCGGTGGATCTGGTCATCACGCTTGATGTGCTGCAGCACCTGCCACTTGGCGGCGGCGACGAGCGCGCGCTTGCCGAGATGGTGCGGGTACTCAAGCCCGGTGGCCACCTGTTCGTGCGAACCAACGGCCAGTCGTTTCCACGCGCCGCCGACGACCCCACCTATCAGTTTCACAAGTACGAGACCGGGGAAGTTCGCGCCAAACTCGCCGGCGCTGGCCTTCGTGTGGTGCGTCTGGGACGGTTGAACGCCCTGCTTGGGCTCGCGGAGATTCCGCGGGAACTGCGGGCCCGGTCAGCGGAACACTCGTATCACGGGTTGCTGTCAGAGCCCCGGGCGGAAGCCGCGTGGAGTTCGCGACTCAAGCGCGCATACCTGCGGTTTGAAGGACTCCTGGTTCGCCGGGGCGCCAGCCTCCCGCTCGGCCGGACCATCGTCGCGCTCTGCCGGCGCTGA
- a CDS encoding carboxypeptidase regulatory-like domain-containing protein, translated as MGLCDRRRYQFIGAFVLAGALVSGCEISGPDLTAPTPPPATPTVVALTIGGSTTAATAGQSRTLVATAALSDGTSVDVTTLAAWTSSNTTVATVTPAGAVSFLTAGGVDIRAAYQGVTGTFTFAVTVAAPTVTTVIVSGIGSTAAVGQTGALVATAIYSNSTTGNVTSDAIWTSSNTTVATVTSAGVASFLSVGDVDLQATFNNVTGMARVTVGAATPTVVAVTVSGVGANALVGQSVALSATAQFSDSTTSDVTTQASWDTSNTAVATVSQSGSVNFVGAGTVTLSASFGGSTGSRQVNVTTTVVLRNVFGTVTDPVNNQPAARVLVLALGGPNEGRRAETDANGNYSLDRLVTGSFTLQFSSGAGEFAATSRNVTISDDTRLDVNLNPTFGVYYGLFNIALTKTLDTCSSQVPIGATGTLELAGQPDGANFTAKLTERGVSRTYFGGRMKANGTFDGVLPTKTLLPGFGGVVLPQHDIDGPIAGQVNGNSISGTETLIYYLPCIGKQINISFAGSK; from the coding sequence ATGGGGTTGTGTGATCGTCGGCGCTATCAGTTCATCGGTGCCTTCGTTCTTGCCGGAGCACTGGTGTCAGGCTGTGAAATCTCCGGACCGGATCTGACCGCGCCGACTCCCCCGCCGGCGACGCCAACGGTGGTGGCACTCACGATTGGCGGAAGTACGACGGCCGCGACGGCCGGCCAAAGCCGGACGCTGGTGGCCACGGCCGCGCTCTCCGATGGGACGTCGGTGGATGTCACGACCCTTGCGGCCTGGACCAGCAGCAACACCACGGTGGCCACCGTCACGCCGGCCGGCGCGGTGAGCTTCCTCACTGCGGGCGGCGTGGACATCAGAGCGGCCTACCAGGGCGTGACCGGCACATTCACATTCGCAGTGACCGTCGCGGCGCCCACAGTCACGACCGTCATTGTCTCTGGCATCGGCAGCACCGCAGCTGTGGGCCAGACCGGGGCGCTCGTCGCCACGGCAATTTATTCGAACAGTACGACCGGAAACGTCACGTCCGACGCGATCTGGACAAGCAGCAATACCACGGTCGCCACCGTCACAAGCGCCGGCGTGGCCTCGTTCCTGAGCGTCGGCGACGTGGACCTGCAGGCGACCTTCAACAACGTGACAGGCATGGCTCGGGTCACCGTTGGTGCGGCGACGCCCACGGTGGTCGCTGTGACAGTGAGCGGCGTTGGGGCCAACGCGCTCGTGGGCCAGTCAGTGGCACTGTCGGCAACCGCGCAGTTTTCAGACAGTACGACGTCAGACGTCACCACACAGGCGAGCTGGGACACGAGCAACACGGCTGTCGCCACGGTCTCGCAGTCGGGGTCGGTGAATTTTGTTGGAGCCGGCACGGTGACGCTCTCCGCATCGTTTGGCGGCAGCACCGGATCCCGTCAGGTCAACGTGACCACAACGGTGGTGCTGCGGAACGTGTTCGGCACGGTCACCGACCCGGTGAACAATCAACCGGCCGCACGTGTGCTGGTTCTGGCTCTCGGCGGACCGAACGAAGGTCGGCGCGCCGAAACTGACGCCAACGGCAACTACTCGCTCGATCGCCTGGTGACGGGGTCGTTCACCCTGCAATTCTCAAGCGGCGCCGGAGAGTTCGCCGCGACAAGCCGGAATGTCACCATCTCGGACGATACGCGACTGGACGTAAACCTGAATCCCACGTTTGGCGTGTATTACGGCCTGTTCAACATCGCCCTGACCAAAACGCTGGATACGTGCAGTTCCCAGGTGCCCATCGGTGCCACGGGCACACTGGAACTGGCGGGGCAACCCGACGGGGCGAATTTCACGGCGAAGCTCACCGAGCGCGGTGTGTCGCGCACCTACTTCGGCGGCAGGATGAAGGCGAATGGCACGTTCGACGGCGTCCTGCCGACCAAGACACTCCTTCCGGGATTTGGCGGAGTGGTGCTGCCGCAGCACGACATTGACGGCCCCATCGCAGGCCAGGTGAATGGCAATTCGATCAGCGGTACCGAAACGCTGATCTACTACCTGCCCTGTATCGGCAAGCAGATCAACATTTCGTTCGCGGGCAGTAAATAG
- a CDS encoding glycosyltransferase family 2 protein: protein MGGIQLSVVIAAHNASDVIAACLSALAPQSGHVALEVIVADSSTDATAAMVETQFPWVRLLHSDEPLTIPALRGRGIAAAEGAVIAILDPFSVAAPDWATQVVNAHARQHHLVVGGSVDLYRAASASYATWALYLNEYGLFMSPVVRGATWILPGSNLSYKRTALFDGLTPRYPVFWKTEANRVIEGGGSDLWLEPDVRVELNKPIPFGDFLRTRYHHGRCFAGMRVDGATWTTRAARAVSALLVPVVLMGRWTRGFWPKRTRRMRFVASMPAQLALFSVWAWGEACGYLRGTGRSCDQLFY, encoded by the coding sequence ATGGGCGGCATCCAACTCTCAGTCGTCATCGCGGCCCACAATGCCTCTGATGTGATTGCGGCGTGCCTGTCTGCCCTGGCGCCGCAGTCGGGCCATGTCGCCCTCGAGGTGATCGTGGCAGACAGTTCGACCGATGCGACTGCGGCGATGGTCGAAACGCAGTTTCCCTGGGTGCGGTTGCTGCATTCTGATGAACCCCTGACGATACCTGCGTTGCGGGGTCGTGGCATCGCAGCCGCTGAGGGCGCGGTCATCGCCATCCTGGATCCCTTTTCCGTGGCCGCGCCAGACTGGGCCACGCAGGTGGTGAATGCCCATGCACGCCAGCACCACCTCGTGGTTGGAGGCTCCGTGGATCTGTATCGAGCCGCGTCCGCGTCGTATGCGACCTGGGCGCTGTACTTGAACGAGTATGGTCTCTTCATGTCGCCGGTCGTCCGTGGCGCCACGTGGATTCTGCCGGGGAGCAACCTGTCATACAAACGGACCGCACTGTTCGATGGCCTCACGCCTCGGTATCCGGTGTTCTGGAAGACCGAGGCCAATCGGGTCATTGAAGGCGGGGGCTCGGATCTGTGGCTCGAGCCTGACGTTCGCGTGGAACTGAACAAGCCGATCCCGTTCGGCGACTTTCTCAGGACGCGTTACCACCACGGTCGCTGTTTCGCCGGCATGCGCGTCGACGGGGCGACCTGGACCACCCGCGCCGCGCGCGCGGTATCGGCTCTGCTTGTCCCGGTCGTGCTGATGGGACGATGGACGCGTGGTTTCTGGCCCAAGCGGACGCGCCGGATGCGGTTCGTGGCCAGCATGCCGGCGCAGTTGGCGTTGTTCTCAGTCTGGGCCTGGGGTGAGGCCTGCGGATATCTTCGCGGAACCGGGCGATCCTGTGACCAGCTCTTCTACTGA
- a CDS encoding glycosyltransferase, with protein sequence MTSSSTEPAALGRPKLSVIVAASNAGALLAQCVAALAVQAHPDEVEIIIARDASRFDDVDRTELDGRTPGLRWIDAPPGATVPRLRGLGIAQARADLIALIEDDCLVADGWCRAAIATGGDCAAVGGAVEPGPYRKPLDWAVYFCEYGRFMLPVPSAPDAPLTGNNVVYSRHALASLPDAVRSDFREAFVHAAWQQAGVPTRVSGSLIVRNINTWSLRHVTTAPFHHGRAYAAERYGARQAPVRVAVAALALGLPLLKLFRIAAGTLSRGRLTGRLLVAFPWAMIFVGSWSAGEILGCLAGPGDSQSRWR encoded by the coding sequence GTGACCAGCTCTTCTACTGAACCGGCCGCCCTTGGGCGCCCGAAGCTCTCGGTGATCGTGGCCGCATCCAATGCTGGTGCACTCCTCGCACAGTGTGTGGCCGCGCTGGCAGTTCAGGCCCATCCCGACGAGGTTGAGATCATCATCGCTCGCGACGCCAGTCGGTTCGATGACGTTGACCGGACGGAACTGGACGGGCGCACGCCTGGCCTTCGATGGATCGACGCCCCACCCGGGGCGACCGTGCCACGCCTGCGGGGGCTTGGGATCGCGCAAGCGCGTGCAGACCTGATCGCCCTGATCGAAGACGACTGTCTCGTGGCAGATGGATGGTGCCGGGCGGCGATCGCCACAGGTGGTGACTGCGCGGCCGTCGGCGGTGCTGTTGAGCCTGGCCCCTACCGGAAGCCGCTCGACTGGGCTGTGTATTTCTGTGAGTACGGCCGGTTCATGCTGCCCGTGCCTTCCGCGCCCGATGCTCCCCTGACGGGTAACAACGTGGTGTATTCGCGCCACGCCCTGGCAAGCCTTCCGGATGCCGTGCGATCGGATTTTCGGGAGGCGTTTGTCCACGCCGCGTGGCAGCAGGCGGGCGTCCCGACGCGAGTCAGCGGGTCACTAATAGTTCGAAATATCAACACATGGTCGTTGCGGCATGTGACCACGGCGCCGTTTCATCACGGGCGTGCCTATGCCGCGGAGCGTTACGGCGCACGTCAGGCGCCCGTCCGGGTGGCCGTGGCCGCGCTCGCCCTGGGACTGCCCCTCCTGAAGCTCTTCAGAATCGCGGCCGGGACGCTCTCGCGGGGCCGTCTGACCGGGCGCTTGCTCGTCGCGTTTCCCTGGGCAATGATCTTCGTCGGAAGCTGGTCGGCCGGAGAAATCCTGGGCTGTCTGGCGGGCCCCGGCGACAGTCAATCGCGCTGGCGTTAG